The following nucleotide sequence is from Trifolium pratense cultivar HEN17-A07 linkage group LG2, ARS_RC_1.1, whole genome shotgun sequence.
TTTCAATGCCACAACTAAACTGAAGCAAATTCAGATCACAAATTCAGATCAACAAAAATGAAACTGAAGAAAAATCATATAATTAAGACCTTGTTGTTGAAGTTCAGTATCCTTGACTTTCTGTTTACCAGAAACACACTTCACAACAGAGAAAGAATTTCTTCTCCTAAGATTCAAATTATGATTAACAGAACGATAGTTAAAAGTTCTTCGGAGGAAGATCGATTTGGAATGCGAGAAAGAAGATCTGGAAGAAATGAATCCGGAAATGGAGTTACGGCGAGGAAATGATTCGGTTACGGCGGTGACGGTGGAATTCGTCGGGAACCGCATTGTCGTCGTTGAAGCCATAACTGCAATCTCTCTAAtcagttagagagagagagtttgtTATAATGATTTGTTGTGTGTGAGTGAGTGTCTCTTGTGTGAATGATGGAGGTGGTGTTTGTAGTGTACACTGGAATCTTACACTAGTGTTGAAAAAAGCTATTGTTATCGAATCACGAGCTTtttagcttttagcttattttagTAGATTTTTATTATATCACGCACTTTTTTATTGTTGTCACGTTGTAAGTACCTCTAAACGCGGGTCATAAAAAAGTCCTTTTAAGGACTTAAAAAAGTGTGGTTGATGAGTACACTTTTGCTCTTTGGAGAAGATCATTGACTTTAATTAAGCATGTGTTTAATTTAAAACTGTATCTTAATCTCAAAATTGAGtgaatttccaaaataaaaaatccatataattcaattaaatgaatgaaaaatgaatGTTAAGAGTGTTTGAAAGTCTTCTTCCATACTTTCTCATTTTCTTACACTTATttaaaagagagagagagagagaaagattaATGAAAAAGATCCGAATTCAATTAATTTAGTGCCATCCAACCCTGCGTATCCATTGTTTATGCGGCAGTGCGATGATGTTCGAAAAAAGGAAGTCTTTGGGTATAGGTTGGGGAAAATTAGTGTTTAAAGCTCTGAATATACAATTCTGTCGCAATTTTAGAGAAGCTAAAAAACTAAGCTTCTACATAAACAGGTAAATGTTGCCGTGATTTTGaccaaaaacataaattatataaGTAATCAAACATAAACAAGTTTTCTTTTGACCGTTCTGATTAAGGTGTGAGACAGTTGTaacattatttaaaattttattattgaaaaaataaaatgaattattttgttttgttttggttaaGTAGTTTAGCGACTATAAttctattttataaataaattgaatctctgaaataaaatgaaatatccCTAAAATAAGTGTAGATATGattaatcaaatttattaaatttgtccatAATTCCAATTAGGGTCGAAACTCGAAACTCCTTTTACATAGAAACAAAgaggtttataaaaaaaaataaaaaattatcaattaataattaattaatggtaagaaacaaaataatttgcTTTTGACATATCtgaatttcattttcatatattttttcccTCGTCTATGGATTTAGTTAGACCGTTGGGGTCATTTTCATTGCTAACCTTTTAAAGTTTCTAAAGCACTATAATAATGGGTAGACATTTTCTAACACACATCAATAATGTATGTGGatattattaacattttttttggagTCATTAGTTCTAATCTAAATATGGATCGTTAATTTGTAAGCAGTCATGCCATCATAGACTTTGACATGTATCACGAGAGAGTAGAGCATGAGAATGAATTCTCTCCATTGAAATATAGTTTTCTCAATTGTTATACATCCATCATCTATGAAGTCTGGATACTTGATATGATACCGATATGATACGATATTTATACGGCAATATgggaaatttttaaaaatttcggtACGATACGGCcggatacgttatttaaaaattaaatatataaatgcacaatatataaacataactaaaatcgataatgataaaaaattaacattcaaattactcaaaatgaACGAACAAGTCACAATTATATATCTTAAGTACTATCCAAAAAAGACAATTAGtactatttcaaaaaaatatcatcaGGACTACCCAAAAAATACATAGTTGGTTATCCATAAAGAACATCATGTTCTTCACTATTTAAGAAGAAACGCGAATTGTATCGGTCTCCTCTCCTTTGTTTCCatcatcaaagaacattaattgtCTGATACTTCTCTGATACCCGTAttggttatatattttttttaagaatattaTTAATTGTCGAGACTTCTCTGATACGCGTATCGGGACGTATCAGACGAGTATCAGTATCGGATACGTATCAGATACGATACTATGTCATTTTTGGAGTATCGGGACTTCACAGTCCACCATTCAATCCAATCTCctacatttttataattttatttttctttttctctctcatgTTTGATGGTTGATGTATAACAATTGAGGAAaattgatgaaatttcaatggaGATAATCCATTCTCGTTTAATATATAGTTATTTcttgcaaatatatatattgcttttgtttatttttaagtgttgttttagtgacaaattctaatatggaccacttcatcaagtggtccatggtggatcaatcatgaataacattataacgaatatgaattttataaaattcactgttgaattgaaagtttatatcatatagatcaccaataatttttttttagaaaaattgaaaatcatttgatatgtaattgagacccatcaagattaatggtttgtTAAATACCATAAATCTTGATGgttttcaataacatatcaaatgattctaaatatttctaaatttttttatggatgatctaaatgatataaactttcaatccaacgataaattttgtaaaattcatattcggtacaTCACTTGTCAACGGTGGAcaacttgtgaaggtggtccaccgtaacATTAGCCTATTTTAGTATAAAACTCTTCAACCAACATAATGAATTGTTGTATTCTTTTTTAAATTCTACCCTTATTTAATCCACCATTTAGGTAccgtttgacctaacttttttttcctcttcttttgagcttatgcaaacaacttatgcaatttttatgtattattataagtttttcaaggtagtttatgataaaatagcttataaaaatacaatttcgactagtatgaacttataaaataacataaaacctaatttatattgcataagctgcttgcataagctcaaaagaagaggaaaaaaagttaggccaaacggtaccttactttctcttttcaaataaatttaacatACACACTCTTCATCTCTCcattaaattttatggaaaatgtgaAGTGGAGTTATTGAAAAAGTAAGggtatactccctccgtctcaaaatataagtaaaaatgcgtcaaataaacttgatgtatttggttaaagatttggaccaaatacttttaattttgttgaccaatttttgcttatattttgaaacggagggagtaattaacAAATTATATCTTAAACTAtcaaaacgacacttaaaaacaAACAgagaaaatttatgaaaaataagttacttttttcttttcttttcgaAATAAAACTAAGTtactattgtaaaaaaaaaaaagggaggaATAATGTTCTTGGTAACATGGCTTTAGAATCTTTATTAGGAAGTTGATAATGAAATTCTTTTGGAGAGTTGCTTACTAATATATGATCTAATCTAACAAAATATAAAGACAACACATTTACATTAGTTGTAACCACTGTTTGAATTCCATACCATTATTCATATAATAAATCATGTTTATATGGACTACATTTTTAATATAACTTGCACCTCTCACTAAATGCACCATCTTTGTTTGATAATCAAACAAACTCAAGAGAATATGGATGATTACTGAACTACAGTTCCTAGAATAATGTACTTTAAACTAATAATGTTTAAGCAAGACATCCTTAATAACTTTGTCTAAGTTGTTATATGAACAACCACCTGGACTAGTGTTCTCCTCGGCTTTATTCTTCAACTCCATCGCCTTTTGCCTCATCTTCTTTCCTTTATCTCCCACCATCAATTCATCGATCAGTTTCTCTACCTCCTCTCTCTTTACATTAGTATCAATTTCGATTCCAATCTCCCATTCGTTGCAGATATACGTACAGTTTGTTGGCTGATCACCAAAAAAAGGCCAACACAACATTGGCACTCCGGCACATATGCTTTCAATGGTTGAATTCCATCCGCAATGAGTCAAGAATCCACCAATTGAAGGGTGGTTTAGTACTTGCTCTTGCGGACACCAACTTGCGATTAGGCCTCTATCTGAAATTTCATTCTCAAACTCAGATGACAAAATAAACGAGCCACCAATGACAAGGTCAGGCCTAATGATCCACAAAAAGGGTTTCTTGCTGTTGGCCAAACCCCAAGCCAACTCTACGAGTTGATCTGGTGTCAATACCGTTATGCTGCCAAAATTCACATAAACAACAGACCCGGGTTCCTTGGATTCGAGCCATTCAAGACAATTGGTATCTTCTTTCCAAAGATTGGAACCTAAAGATGCCAAGTGACTATGTGGAGTTTGATTTAATAATGAAGGTAGAGGGCCAACAGTATATATAGAAGAAAACATAGAATAAAGAGCATTCATTACATCACTCTCGAGTTCGTTAAAAGTGTTAAACACAATAGCAGAGGCTTTGTGAAATTTATCCGCGGCTTCAATGAAAAATTCTACCATGAAATCATTTGGATTTGTAATCCTTATATAGTCAGGTAAATCTTTGAGTCGAAAGTTCTGCAATCCTGGAATACATTCTACTTTCGTGTTTAAATATCCACTTGTCAGATAACTCTCATCTGTTTGTCACAATTACAAGAAGTTAATAGTCTAAAGCTTCATATACATATATTGGATTGATCAAGTTAGTAAGTGTAAGTAAAGTAATCAGAAATTGTTACCTTTAAGTGGTATTAGACCTTTGTTAAACAGCGTACGAATGTGCGAAACAGACAAGAAGGAACATGCACTAGCCGGGGAAAACAGAAGGATTGGGAGTGCAAGTTCTTCAGCAGCTTGTATGGTAAATGACATGAAACAATCAGAAACTAAGCAAGTAACAGGAGGTATAAGACCAGCCGCAGCCGAGTCATGAAGCTTAGCTAAAATTTCGTGGAATGGTTCGAGGAAATTCTTTCTAATTGATTGACAAAGAGAGAGTATGTCTTGACTAACATCCCCGTCATCATCACCTTCGGTTGGAGGTAAATCATCTCGAATAGTTTCAAAGTGAAAACCTGTGAAATCATCAAAGGCGTTCGGACCTCTAGATTTGAGCAAGCGTTTGTGATTGTATTCGGTGTTGACAAAGGTTATGTGAAAGCCTCTAAGGTGAAGAAGTTTTGCTAGTTTGAACAATGGATTGATATGGCCTTGAACTGGATATGGAATCAACACAGCATGTGGTTTTCTGTTTGCAAAATTACTCATCTTTGAAATTTCTAGTGTATGTGTGAATGGTCTCATTACAAAGACATTGAGTATTGCTTATGTATTTTATTTGGTCAAACCAAATTATTATGACATTAAGTTTTCAGTTGGGGCCAATGGCCATGCTACATTATTGAAGGAAATGATTTTGACTTAATTACACTTTTagtcccttatctttattttaggttttaagttgatCCCTtccgtcaaatttttcactattaaatttggacacgtgtcATCTTTCCAAGTGTGGTTTCCGTTTgccacgtgtccaaatttaacggtaatagtgaaaaatttgacgggagggaccaatatgaaacttGCAAAAaatataagggaccaacttgaaacttttaaaaaataagagactaatttgaaacctaaaataaaaataagtaacTGAAAGTGCAATTAAGGCAATGATTAAAGAAGAagatatgaaacaaaaaaatgttcaattgTATTCTGTaaagaaatattattatattaatatggTACATGATTTTGGATCCAATATCACATGGAACATTTTTTAGGATCCAATATCAATTGTGACATAAACACTTCCTACCTAACTGTATGGTTGGTCATTTAATGTTCAGGCCATTGACTTGTAATACAACTTAATACAGAAAGAAACAGACACATACTCAATAGGAGAAGTGATTGAACTCACACATTCTAAGTGCGAAGAAATAAGAAGTTCAGAGTTCGAATCTTAGCACTTTCAATAATGTCTCTAGAAGCTACCAACATTCTAAGTGCGGAGAAGTAAGAAGTTCAGATTTCGAATCTTGACTCTTCAATAATGTCTCTAGCAGCTACCAAATGAACTATTTTAGCAAGACTTTTCTGAATGCTCTTAATTGTATGATTGCCGATATAATAGAATTTTTGTGATGCTATTCAAAGATACGATTTCAACATACCTCTCTCATATTATCTAAATTTATCCCTTTCAATACAATAGGTTCAATGTGCTTTGAGCAATATTTTAAAAGTCGGACTCGGACTAGAGATTAACTTGTGAGACCTGTAGGTTATAGTTTAATCAGTTCAACCGCAATTGAACCACACGATacataaataagtaaaaatatttaaaaagcaaataagtgaaaaaataaaaaatgaaagatgAAAACTGATTAAACTATTAATcactttttcatatattatgAATATATGATTACTAATTAAAGTGTTTTCTTACTTTGGTATTGTGGATTGAAGCACTAGTGGTGAAGAAactgttgggaaaaaccggcatagagaaaataaaataggataatcaacaaaacaaaaataaaaaccgcAGAAAAAATcacggtcgttgtcaaaaccAACAACTAGAGAATATCACTATGCAAAAATTATTACAACAtatagactaccctcaaccttcctAGACTCCAGTACACCCGCACTCTCCAAAACAAATACCTAACTATATCTCACAACACTCTAAcaaaagagtacaagagaaaaacaaaaaagtcagatataagcttaaagtgctactgacaGGTGCATTGAAATAAGTAACTTGAGATCTCTATATGTAGCATTGAGCTCCACCTTGCTTCACTTCTCTAAGCGATGTGAGtccaatataaattttttgatattttttcctACGTTAGTAATgtgagacttacattgcaatcactCATATGATCATTGTTTCCTTTATATAGTCTATCGGCTATTATTTACcatgcattaatcaaatcatCCAAATTTTGAACATCATTAAATTGTTCCCTTTTATTATGTTGCATAgctgcgggtacggtaccggtatgtggtacgacatttttagaaaaattaaggtACGAGTACGctcgtataattttttttaatatagttatatacttaaaataataaaattatattcttaaaacaaataattaaacataaaaaatagcaaaCTTTAAAGGTAGTTATATTGTGGTTTACACGTTTAGGAAATTAGGAGTAGTAGTAAGACTATGCGgctctacttttaaaaataaataaaaagagaaagagactCAAGtgattctaattttaaactaaagtgaatctttattaaaaaaataaacaaataaaaaaagaatgggATTGAAAagtgttccaaaaaaaaaaatagttttttatgaaatatgtACCACGTGTGTACCCTGAGAGTACCACACGCGTATCCCGAAAGTACCACGCGTGTACCcatatgaaaaaacaaaaaaaaaaaatcggtacTTTGAGGGTACATACCATGGGAGTACCATACGCATACCGGTACCAGATACGTACCTGATACCGGTACTCTGTCTAACACGGAGTACCGTGCAACATACTTTTCAACAagtattttatgtattttgatcccttattttcacaaatttgaatattcattttaaaagtCCAAAGTGCATATTGAgttaagggtcttgctaaccaatgcccccgggcactagttaaggaaccaaaagaagaaagaaaataaaagttgtgcatggaaaacatcaaaatataaacttttgttGCATTGACTATACTATTTCCAagtaaaactttctaaatttgaatccttaacaagtgcccctagggcactatttagcatttgtcTTTGAGTTAAATATAAAACTACGATATGTCAAGATGGTGACTCCCACTACGATATACTACTTACAGTTCCAATTGTAAACAACCACTAATTAATCCATTTTGTTgtcttttaatttaataattgtcATACATAGATTTGTTCTAATCAACGTGGCTCTCTCTTTCTTTGCCGGCCGTAATACTTTTCATTTTGAGTTCTCTTCTTCCTCTACCGGTTAGGGAATGGTTTTAGGTCATTTTCGCCCTAAAATCATATTTCCGtgtcttttttcttgtttttaatctaaataagtgattttcacatagacCAAGTCTTTTAGTTGCTTTCTTTTGTATTTGTGATTTCGTGTTTTGAGTGCAGCGCCTCTGTTGGTTATCGTCTTGGTACGGCGTTGTTGATTTCTCGTCTTATTGCGGTGTTcgtttagttcatattgaaagatcattttcaatcaattgcagattcaatcaacGATTTGgacatcaacgttgcagatctgAAAGCATGGACATTCCTAtgactttaattttataatagcATTTTGCCGTTATATACTTTTAACTtgaatgttgtgagtttgttcgtagattcattgtttttagtttttgcgatgttgaatttatttatttatttattttttttggtgtatgttgaatttttatttgcatctgatgtactctatcaattattgaaatgaatgaatatcgttatttttagtaaaaaaaaactttagttatTTCCTTAGGTATTTTAGGAATCTCTAGAGCAGCTCACTTATTGTAATTATCTTATGTTTACATAGGTGAAAAGGTcccataaaatttatatggtCCCACATTATTTTATGGGATCCATAGGAATTTCAACCAATACAAAAGACTATGTTAAAATGTGTGTCTTAAAGAGTTTGTTTCTAGCATTATTCTTGGATAAAACAATATAATTGTATGCGCAGAACCTCCGATTCATATGTCATCCTCGATCATCGATCATTGACTTGCAAATTGATCCTAGTATACTATAGGACAAACTTTATTTACCTCGCGACCAAGAACCGGAGaccctttttttgttttgagacAGGAGAGTTAAAAATATCCTTCCAACTTATTCCTTACTTGCACAGCCGCCGCCCCTTTCCCCATCAACcctagttttttcttttgttcatccaccaaggaggggtggttttatggtcaatttttgacccaaaatcacccctctaaattgtttttgtttttcttttcatttaaataagtgattattcacatagatttgcttcttcgttttttattttttaagtttgtggTCGTCTTGTGCGGCGTTGTGTTTGTGGTCGTCTTGTGCGGTGTTtgttggttttttattttagtacGGTGTTtcattgattcaaattgacatatCTACCCCAACTCATTACAAATATGATGAAGACTTGGACGttaacgttgcagatccgggaGTATGAAAATTCcgattacttttattttgtcatatttgtaggcactttcatgatgtcgttgtatgctattaacctaGGCGCTGCAAGATTGTTTGTAGATTCaccttttttagtttttagcaatcttgaatttgtaatgatcgatgtattttcaatttgaatgaatacatatttttagtaaaaaaaaaaaaacttacaaattCACCTAATTTCCTACCAATTTCTTTTCTAGTCTATAAAAAGGTACGTTTAATATTCCAAAACTTAATTCTAGTATGAATAAGGATTGAAACAGATACTAATTAATGCTGGTGGTGGTTTAGTGGTCCATATGATATTGTACATCTTGTTTCATATCTTTTTAATGGATATATGAATACAACCACAAAATTTAATTTCGTCTTCATTTGGTTAAAATATAGATAGTCATCATAATATGAGTTGCCATATTTAATCTGTTTGTGTTTctttgtattttaaaatttgatttctagatAAATAGTTAGTTGGTCtaatggtgattgacgctgaattggTAGGAATGATCACGATTCGATTCCAACTGtaatcgggagggggctgaaaccacttgttGTCATAACTAACTCCCGAACCGGAGGGAGCTGGAACCACTTAATGCCAGAACTAacccccaaaccagattaaattggttgtgaattttttattttttattttttttattttatcaataatgAATTGATTCAAATGGTAAAAGTTTTGATCTCTTATATTTAAGCATATGATCAGTTTATTGCATTTTAAAAGAAACAAGATATTTTCAAAGTTAGATATAGAAGAAATACAAGGCTGTGTTTCTTTGCGTTTTAAAATTGCATTTCTACCAATAATGAATTGTTTTAAGTAATCACataaaatttagtcaaaaaaaaagtaatcacATAAAATGTTATAACGTTTATTTTTATcgaaaaaagttgaaaaatgtTATAAAAGAGTAGGCTTATATAGTTATCAATTATCATACACACACTTGAAGTTTCATCAAAGATGAGTTATTTTACTGATAAAAAGCCACATGTTGTAGTGATTCCATATCCACTTCAAGGCCATATCAATCCAATGctaaaattttcaaaacttcTTCACCTTAGAGGCTTTCACATAACCTTTGTCAACACTGAATACAATCACAAACGCTTGCTCAAATCAAGAGGTCCTAATTCTCTTGATGATTTCATCGGTTTTAGCTTCGAGACTATTCCAGATGGTTTGAGTACAATGGATGGTGATGGCGATGTTAGTCAAGATATACCCTCTCTTTGTCAATCAATAAGAAAGAACTTTCTTCAACCCTTTGGTGTACTTCTTTCTAAACTTCATGATTCTGCCATGGCTGATCTTGTTCCACAAGTTACTTGTATAGTTTCTGATTGTTACATGTCATTTACTATACAAGCTGCTGAAGAACATGCACTTCCCATTGTTCTCTTTTCAACTGCTAGTGCATCTGCATTCTTGTCTGGTTTACACTTTCGTACGCTGCTTGAAAAAGGTCTAATACCACTCAAAGGTAACGGTTTCTAATCATTCtttctcatatatataataaacaaatGTAAGAGTAGGAGTAAAGTTACTCCAAGAGTAATTCGAAAAGagttattttgtaaattttttaactttgtagCTATGTAATTCGAAAAGCTTATTATAAGTTCATTCAAAGTTATCTGAAAATTTGTTATAGATATGAAACTTCAAGCTATTGACTTCTATAATTATGACTTGTAGATGAGAGTTATCTGACAAATGGATATTTAGACACCAAAGTAGACTGTATTCCAGGATTGAAAAACTTTCGGCTGAAGGACCATCTCAGCTTTATAAGGACAACAAATCCTAACGATTCCATGGTAGAATTTCTCATTGAAGCGGCAGATAGAGTCCACAAAGCCTCGGCTATTGTTTTCAACACTTTTAATGAACTTGAGAGTGATGTATTGAACACTCACAATTCTATGTTTCCTTCTGTATACGCGGTTGGCCCTTTACATTCTTTTTTGAATCAAAGTACACAAAATCATCACTTGACATCTTTAGGTTCCAATCTTTGGAAAGAAGATACAGAGTGCCTTGATTGGCTGGAATCCAAGGAACCTGAATCTGTTGTTTATGTGAATTTTGGAAGTGTTACAGTAATGAATTCAACGCAACTGTTGGAGTTTGCGTGGGGTTTGGCCAAAAGCAAGAAACCTTTTTTGTGGATCATTAGGCCTGACCTTGTCATTGGTGGCTCATTTATTTTGTCATCCGAGTTTGAGAATGAAATTTCAGATAGAGGCCTAATTGCAAGCTGGTGTCCACAAGAGCAAGTACTAAACCACCCTTCAATTGGTGGATTCTTGACTCATTGCGGATGGAACTCAACGATTGAAAGCATATGTGCTGGAGTTCCAATGTTGTGTTGGCCTTTCTTTGCCGATCAACCAACAAACTGTAGATATATCTGCAACGAATGGGAGATTGGAATGGAAATCGATACTAATGTGAAGAGAGAGGAGGTGGAGATGCTGATCAATGAATTGATGGTTGGCGAGAAAGGAAAGAAGATGAGGCAAAAGGCAATGGAGTTGAAGAAGAAGGCAGAGGAGAACACTAGTGCAGGTGGTTGTTCGTATATGAACTTGGACAAAGTTATTAAGGAGGTCTTACTTAAACAATATTAGAATAAAATGTGGTAGTGCATATATTGTCATGCTCAAATGATGAATTTAGTGAGAAGGGTTAGAATGATCTAATTGTTAGCCATATATTGGAATTGCAATTTAATTTATGTAGCTGTCATAACTAATGTGACAGCCAATGCATTACCCTTCTTACATGTAATGTCTATATTTAAAACCTATGCTTCAAAGCTGAAAACCACAAAATGGCAGGGAAAT
It contains:
- the LOC123910236 gene encoding 7-deoxyloganetin glucosyltransferase-like: MSYFTDKKPHVVVIPYPLQGHINPMLKFSKLLHLRGFHITFVNTEYNHKRLLKSRGPNSLDDFIGFSFETIPDGLSTMDGDGDVSQDIPSLCQSIRKNFLQPFGVLLSKLHDSAMADLVPQVTCIVSDCYMSFTIQAAEEHALPIVLFSTASASAFLSGLHFRTLLEKGLIPLKDESYLTNGYLDTKVDCIPGLKNFRLKDHLSFIRTTNPNDSMVEFLIEAADRVHKASAIVFNTFNELESDVLNTHNSMFPSVYAVGPLHSFLNQSTQNHHLTSLGSNLWKEDTECLDWLESKEPESVVYVNFGSVTVMNSTQLLEFAWGLAKSKKPFLWIIRPDLVIGGSFILSSEFENEISDRGLIASWCPQEQVLNHPSIGGFLTHCGWNSTIESICAGVPMLCWPFFADQPTNCRYICNEWEIGMEIDTNVKREEVEMLINELMVGEKGKKMRQKAMELKKKAEENTSAGGCSYMNLDKVIKEVLLKQY
- the LOC123909806 gene encoding 7-deoxyloganetin glucosyltransferase-like, translating into MRPFTHTLEISKMSNFANRKPHAVLIPYPVQGHINPLFKLAKLLHLRGFHITFVNTEYNHKRLLKSRGPNAFDDFTGFHFETIRDDLPPTEGDDDGDVSQDILSLCQSIRKNFLEPFHEILAKLHDSAAAGLIPPVTCLVSDCFMSFTIQAAEELALPILLFSPASACSFLSVSHIRTLFNKGLIPLKDESYLTSGYLNTKVECIPGLQNFRLKDLPDYIRITNPNDFMVEFFIEAADKFHKASAIVFNTFNELESDVMNALYSMFSSIYTVGPLPSLLNQTPHSHLASLGSNLWKEDTNCLEWLESKEPGSVVYVNFGSITVLTPDQLVELAWGLANSKKPFLWIIRPDLVIGGSFILSSEFENEISDRGLIASWCPQEQVLNHPSIGGFLTHCGWNSTIESICAGVPMLCWPFFGDQPTNCTYICNEWEIGIEIDTNVKREEVEKLIDELMVGDKGKKMRQKAMELKNKAEENTSPGGCSYNNLDKVIKDVLLKHY